In Flavobacterium sp. WV_118_3, one DNA window encodes the following:
- a CDS encoding Dyp-type peroxidase translates to MEKTLKSDIPSNNESSLNFENRFTEVWKHCQRGLVYPSPFAIFTTFWFQKRGNWQANKQPDGKKLVTYKKKFAEVMANIRSEINTHKDLKDRNTSVILGVSFENWAKICDEEGIPHPKGMTLQFPEHNDPYVSKVFRASNGAFVDSNGDLWFHIKSDSKEACEIVNSLLIKALDSITEEHYSQEAASKSNEADGHRGKVLGCRFSENLNNPSDPISIAKHTLIGCDDMAHFGGSFVLAQRFLINWNQINMMTEDQIEDLIGRKTNDTIIPDRDSRSHIKSARIQDANGNTTPVLRLGLPFGRAKHQQHGNSGFRTPKSITLSDEEGIYFAGFSKEVGILENIMSNQIGPDSGFMNDRLFNHLRSDLGGVFYIPSIQDLGLDDEDVAKKYRNDFSFATEKDWSRFPGVDWTRLDRHYQNASKNGLMYYNHQNFLFTMSTRIGLPEDRYFSIPTNRILSLLENIFSLWQDNWYFNRKQEEIKEDIRFYINRYNGSDKPADIMNESIMIRKGWAIRLSLQLFSSPDYGFRGRKIRLKDGTLVPYSSFREREGEIVYGSDTFRISPEEIIIGAMPNLSLGEGRYVMRYLSDSERLDGFLANLSEASGVGHVIPNYEKALKKGLKTMMEDILEYEKKITEEYTKDKGKTDEEKAAKAKTYKEKKELYQSAYLSLQGISEYCLNYAQLAREMAASMKNNPGQAWERENLESIAYRMTKLATEKPDSLIEAVQFIFTLHTCLHLNGEPTAIGRMDQLLQPYYDSSNEAEKAEAQEVIDAFYIKLDEKIQQNRIFMEDHQPFGNLAMGGASGPYPQGASLGQWIQQITVGGTKVNGNPVFEETEPAYNHMTRLFIHASGRLPLNAPCLSLRTRKDMPREILEDAAHALLSGGAHPILLNDEKIIKGLHHSGDGVGGKLGSETQKWNSNVTVESAQNYACDGCYEPQFPGENWFSLGGFSTLQPLECALNQGRTYSSAGESYLFGQVVSLNSKPADQIKSFKELVDIYFQHFEWLNRKAFNGQLMGYGANTKFCPSPILNVLMDDCLARGLDFYSGGTKYNIYGPCYISLSATINSLYAIKTMVFDDKNAVTTLPELLECLCCDWGYKMTEPFISDLAGESRIASRSDRFKRLREIALAQPRYGRGNPDIDAFGNEIVAGIARRSIATFTEPWPQLYETMKNMATRYGTEEFPFGLQIQPGVGTFENHVEMGAWNGASADGRRLGTTVASDMSAMPSPADLPIEHQYAGFEESLAGFDGIGAELMCDGAPTDYNIDEDFPAEKLIQVMQQFANGQSSNILTITVANPDTFADAVGSPEQYDLLRVRTGGWTNFFTSVFPTIQDQHRRRPVSTPVEVQKEKKMAKGCPFHQQIEEVEQDE, encoded by the coding sequence ATGGAAAAAACACTCAAGTCCGACATCCCGTCTAACAACGAGAGCTCTCTTAACTTTGAAAATCGGTTTACCGAAGTGTGGAAACACTGTCAAAGAGGATTGGTATACCCGTCGCCCTTTGCCATTTTTACAACTTTTTGGTTCCAAAAACGAGGTAATTGGCAAGCCAACAAACAACCAGACGGTAAAAAGCTGGTGACCTATAAAAAAAAGTTTGCCGAAGTAATGGCAAATATCCGATCGGAAATCAACACCCATAAAGATCTGAAAGATCGTAATACGTCTGTTATTCTGGGGGTTTCATTTGAAAACTGGGCTAAAATCTGCGACGAAGAAGGCATACCGCATCCTAAAGGAATGACGTTGCAATTTCCGGAGCATAATGATCCTTATGTATCGAAAGTATTCCGGGCCTCAAACGGCGCCTTTGTAGATTCTAATGGCGATCTTTGGTTTCACATTAAGAGTGACAGTAAAGAAGCTTGTGAAATTGTGAATTCCTTATTAATAAAGGCTTTAGACAGTATTACAGAAGAACATTATTCGCAGGAAGCCGCTTCCAAATCGAATGAAGCAGACGGCCATCGCGGTAAAGTACTGGGTTGTCGTTTCTCCGAAAACCTCAACAATCCTTCCGATCCGATTTCTATCGCCAAACATACGTTAATCGGTTGCGACGATATGGCGCATTTTGGAGGGTCTTTTGTATTGGCTCAACGCTTCCTGATCAACTGGAATCAGATCAATATGATGACCGAAGATCAGATTGAAGACCTTATTGGCCGTAAAACCAACGATACTATTATTCCCGACCGCGATTCGCGTTCGCATATCAAATCGGCCAGAATTCAGGATGCGAATGGCAATACCACGCCGGTATTACGCCTTGGACTTCCGTTTGGAAGAGCTAAACATCAGCAACACGGCAATTCCGGATTCCGTACACCAAAATCAATTACGTTATCGGACGAGGAAGGAATCTATTTCGCCGGGTTTAGTAAAGAAGTAGGAATTCTGGAAAACATCATGAGTAACCAGATCGGACCTGACAGTGGTTTTATGAACGACCGTTTGTTTAATCACCTGCGATCGGATCTGGGAGGTGTTTTTTATATTCCAAGCATTCAGGATCTGGGATTAGATGACGAAGATGTAGCTAAAAAATACCGAAATGACTTCTCTTTTGCTACAGAGAAAGATTGGTCGCGTTTCCCGGGTGTCGACTGGACACGTCTGGATCGTCATTACCAAAACGCTTCTAAAAACGGACTGATGTATTACAACCATCAGAATTTCCTGTTTACCATGTCGACCCGAATCGGGCTGCCGGAAGATCGTTACTTTTCAATACCAACAAATCGTATTTTAAGCCTTCTGGAAAACATTTTCTCCCTTTGGCAGGACAATTGGTACTTTAACCGGAAACAGGAAGAAATTAAAGAAGATATTCGTTTTTATATCAATCGTTATAACGGAAGCGATAAACCGGCCGATATTATGAACGAATCCATTATGATTCGTAAAGGTTGGGCAATCCGTTTAAGTTTGCAATTGTTCAGTTCGCCCGATTACGGTTTTAGAGGACGTAAGATCCGACTTAAAGATGGTACGCTGGTTCCTTACTCTTCGTTCCGTGAAAGAGAAGGCGAAATTGTTTACGGTTCAGATACGTTTCGCATTTCTCCGGAGGAAATTATTATAGGTGCCATGCCAAACCTATCGTTAGGCGAAGGCCGTTATGTGATGCGCTATCTGTCGGATTCCGAACGTCTGGATGGCTTCCTGGCCAATCTGAGCGAGGCTTCCGGTGTGGGACACGTAATTCCGAATTATGAAAAAGCCCTGAAAAAAGGTTTAAAAACCATGATGGAGGATATATTGGAGTACGAAAAGAAAATCACCGAAGAATACACTAAAGATAAGGGAAAAACGGATGAGGAAAAAGCCGCTAAGGCAAAAACATATAAGGAGAAAAAAGAATTATACCAATCGGCTTATCTGTCTTTACAAGGAATTTCAGAATATTGTTTGAATTATGCCCAACTGGCGCGCGAAATGGCTGCCAGCATGAAAAACAATCCCGGACAAGCCTGGGAAAGGGAAAATCTGGAATCGATTGCTTATCGGATGACCAAATTAGCTACCGAAAAACCAGACTCACTAATTGAAGCAGTGCAGTTTATCTTTACCCTACATACTTGTTTACACCTCAACGGCGAACCAACCGCTATTGGTCGTATGGACCAGCTTTTACAACCTTATTACGACAGTAGTAACGAGGCCGAAAAAGCCGAAGCACAGGAAGTTATCGATGCGTTCTATATTAAACTGGACGAGAAAATACAGCAGAACCGTATTTTTATGGAAGACCATCAGCCATTTGGAAATCTGGCTATGGGTGGTGCTTCCGGGCCGTATCCGCAAGGTGCTTCTTTGGGACAATGGATTCAGCAAATTACCGTTGGCGGTACTAAAGTCAATGGCAATCCTGTTTTTGAAGAAACAGAACCGGCTTATAACCATATGACGCGATTGTTTATACACGCTTCCGGACGATTACCACTTAATGCACCTTGTTTATCGTTACGAACCCGTAAAGATATGCCAAGAGAAATCCTGGAAGATGCTGCTCACGCGCTGCTTTCCGGTGGGGCACATCCGATTCTTTTAAATGACGAAAAAATAATTAAAGGACTTCATCACAGCGGCGACGGCGTTGGCGGTAAACTGGGAAGCGAAACCCAAAAATGGAACTCAAATGTAACCGTGGAATCGGCTCAGAATTATGCCTGCGATGGCTGTTACGAACCGCAATTCCCGGGTGAAAACTGGTTTTCACTGGGTGGATTTTCCACCTTACAACCGTTGGAATGCGCGCTAAACCAGGGACGTACGTATTCATCGGCCGGAGAATCCTATTTATTTGGTCAGGTAGTCTCGTTAAATTCCAAACCGGCAGATCAAATCAAATCGTTTAAGGAACTGGTGGACATTTACTTCCAACATTTCGAATGGCTCAACCGTAAAGCTTTTAACGGTCAATTAATGGGATATGGCGCGAATACAAAATTCTGTCCATCTCCTATTCTTAACGTCTTGATGGATGACTGTCTTGCCAGAGGACTTGATTTTTATAGCGGCGGAACCAAATACAACATTTACGGACCTTGCTATATCTCGTTGAGTGCGACGATTAATTCACTGTATGCAATCAAAACAATGGTTTTTGACGATAAAAATGCGGTTACTACATTACCGGAATTACTGGAATGTTTGTGCTGTGACTGGGGTTATAAAATGACCGAACCGTTTATTAGTGATCTGGCCGGAGAATCCCGTATCGCTTCGCGCTCCGATCGATTTAAACGTCTGAGAGAAATCGCTCTGGCACAACCGCGTTACGGACGAGGGAATCCCGATATTGATGCCTTTGGAAATGAGATTGTAGCGGGTATTGCCCGTCGATCGATTGCAACTTTTACCGAACCTTGGCCGCAATTGTATGAAACCATGAAAAATATGGCAACCCGATATGGAACGGAAGAATTCCCTTTCGGACTTCAAATTCAGCCGGGTGTCGGAACTTTCGAAAACCACGTGGAAATGGGTGCCTGGAACGGAGCCAGTGCCGATGGTCGTCGTCTGGGAACTACCGTTGCTTCCGATATGAGTGCTATGCCTAGCCCTGCCGATTTACCAATCGAACATCAATATGCCGGGTTCGAAGAATCCCTTGCCGGTTTTGACGGTATCGGTGCCGAGTTGATGTGCGATGGTGCTCCTACCGATTATAATATCGACGAAGACTTCCCGGCCGAAAAACTGATTCAGGTGATGCAACAATTTGCCAACGGACAATCGTCTAACATTTTGACCATTACCGTTGCTAATCCGGATACCTTTGCCGATGCAGTAGGCTCGCCGGAACAATACGACCTGCTTCGCGTGCGTACCGGAGGTTGGACAAACTTCTTTACTTCGGTGTTCCCTACTATTCAGGATCAGCACCGCCGCCGACCGGTTTCGACACCTGTAGAGGTTCAAAAAGAGAAAAAAATGGCAAAGGGTTGCCCTTTCCATCAACAAATAGAAGAAGTAGAACAAGACGAATAA
- a CDS encoding Crp/Fnr family transcriptional regulator, producing the protein MTQYDLLRQHIASICPLSDSEWDYVSRHFTFRKLRKHQFLVQKGEMVPCEFWIIKGLVKTYAIDCDGKEHILQFAMEEYWTSDFQAFQNQVPACMYMDCIEDSEFFCLKLEDREKICHEIPAMANFFRIKANYGYIALQQRIMSLLTETAEERYNNLIKKLPRLIQRVPKKLLASYLGVTRETLSRLKS; encoded by the coding sequence ATGACCCAATACGACCTTTTACGTCAGCATATTGCTTCCATTTGTCCGCTTTCGGATAGCGAATGGGACTATGTATCCCGTCATTTTACCTTTCGAAAACTACGCAAACATCAGTTTTTGGTGCAAAAAGGCGAAATGGTTCCCTGCGAATTCTGGATCATCAAAGGCCTGGTAAAAACCTATGCGATCGATTGCGACGGAAAAGAACATATTCTACAATTTGCCATGGAAGAATACTGGACCAGCGATTTTCAGGCGTTTCAAAATCAGGTTCCCGCCTGTATGTATATGGATTGTATTGAAGATTCGGAGTTTTTCTGTCTGAAACTGGAAGATCGGGAGAAAATCTGCCATGAGATTCCGGCTATGGCGAATTTTTTCAGAATCAAAGCCAATTATGGTTATATCGCGCTACAGCAACGCATTATGTCATTACTAACGGAAACCGCAGAGGAACGGTATAATAATCTGATCAAAAAATTACCCCGACTCATTCAGCGTGTTCCTAAAAAACTACTGGCCTCCTATTTGGGGGTAACCCGCGAAACCCTTAGCCGACTTAAAAGTTAA
- a CDS encoding MFS transporter translates to MKTIQNNTAAIAVPSKSKKLPAALWALTISAFGIGTTEFVIVGLLPTVANDLKTSIASAGLLVSLYALGVAVGAPILTALTSRIDRKKLLLGVMVLFIIGNGLASIAPSFITLILARILTGFAHGVFFSIGATIAASLVPEDKRASAIAIMFAGLTVAIVTGVPLGTYIGQHFGWRATFIGVAALGIIGLIASSLLIPDSLQKSKPLQLKDQLKVLKNPSILLVLAITALGYGGTFVSFTYMAPLLENISGFSADATSLLLLIYGIAIALGNVIGGKVANKKPIKALMIMFVLQALVLLVLSFTVFNKIATVTTLFAMGILAFSNVPGLQLYVVQMAEKYLPGTEDVASALNIAAFNVGIAIGAFIGGHVVESALGIQSTPWVGAVLVAIGFLVTLISYKREKNN, encoded by the coding sequence ATGAAAACAATTCAAAACAATACGGCTGCTATCGCAGTACCTTCTAAATCTAAAAAACTTCCGGCCGCTTTATGGGCCTTAACCATCAGTGCCTTTGGTATTGGTACTACCGAATTTGTAATTGTCGGTCTGCTTCCCACTGTTGCCAACGATTTAAAAACGTCTATTGCCTCCGCCGGCCTGCTCGTAAGTCTTTATGCTTTGGGTGTAGCTGTAGGAGCACCTATATTAACGGCTTTAACCAGTCGTATCGATCGCAAAAAATTATTACTGGGCGTTATGGTACTTTTTATTATTGGTAACGGACTGGCTTCCATTGCGCCTTCTTTTATCACATTAATTCTCGCCCGAATCCTAACCGGATTTGCACACGGTGTTTTCTTTTCGATCGGAGCAACTATAGCCGCCAGCCTGGTTCCCGAAGACAAACGCGCCAGTGCGATCGCGATTATGTTTGCCGGATTAACCGTAGCCATCGTTACCGGTGTTCCCTTAGGAACCTATATCGGACAACATTTCGGATGGCGTGCAACTTTTATCGGAGTAGCGGCTTTGGGAATCATCGGGCTTATCGCCAGTAGTCTTTTAATTCCGGATAGCCTACAGAAAAGCAAACCTTTACAATTAAAAGATCAGTTAAAGGTGCTTAAAAACCCATCGATACTATTGGTCTTAGCGATTACCGCTTTGGGCTATGGCGGAACATTTGTAAGCTTTACCTATATGGCACCACTATTGGAAAACATTTCCGGTTTTTCGGCCGATGCAACCAGCTTATTACTATTGATCTACGGAATTGCCATTGCTTTGGGAAATGTGATCGGTGGAAAAGTAGCCAATAAAAAACCGATTAAAGCACTCATGATCATGTTTGTATTACAAGCCTTGGTATTATTGGTTTTATCTTTTACTGTTTTTAATAAGATCGCAACTGTAACCACCTTGTTTGCCATGGGAATTCTGGCTTTTTCGAATGTTCCGGGTTTACAGCTTTACGTAGTACAAATGGCCGAAAAATACCTGCCGGGAACCGAAGATGTTGCTTCGGCACTGAATATCGCGGCTTTTAATGTAGGTATCGCTATCGGTGCCTTTATCGGTGGACATGTAGTCGAATCGGCACTCGGTATTCAATCCACTCCCTGGGTTGGTGCGGTATTGGTTGCCATTGGATTTTTGGTGACACTTATCAGTTATAAACGCGAAAAAAACAATTGA
- a CDS encoding TIGR03571 family LLM class oxidoreductase, protein METICNIHIPGKMTIGLEFPLDNDWSPEGEKKRSVSGRPFGIPDSSRHTEYIQLADQLGYAALWMREVPVYDPGFGDGAQLFDTIAYLGYIAGITQSITLGTAAIVLPLHDPLQLAKAVASIENLSGSRFLFGVGLGDRPVEFPLFGYDFETRAERFGHNHAIIEEAWKTQSGLSQYYENLNNNIRIFPKPENPIPWIIAGRAQQSMDWIAQNMQGWFNYPRPLAETANQIIDWRNVLYDNNQASKPYITAFHLNLLPDDNAAFHPYRFGGAVGINGLLPLLKAYEEIGVNHMALHLRKSETPVKEAIERIATTILPHFNYKEHDYAI, encoded by the coding sequence TTGGAAACAATTTGTAACATTCATATTCCCGGAAAAATGACCATCGGGTTGGAATTCCCGCTTGATAACGACTGGTCGCCGGAAGGTGAGAAAAAACGCAGCGTTTCCGGACGTCCGTTTGGTATTCCGGATAGTAGTCGGCATACGGAATACATTCAATTGGCGGATCAACTGGGTTATGCCGCGCTTTGGATGCGCGAAGTTCCGGTGTACGATCCCGGTTTTGGCGATGGCGCCCAACTTTTTGATACGATAGCTTATCTGGGTTATATCGCCGGAATCACCCAATCCATTACCCTTGGAACCGCTGCTATCGTCTTACCGCTACACGATCCGTTACAACTGGCTAAAGCGGTTGCATCTATCGAAAATTTATCCGGAAGTCGGTTTCTGTTTGGTGTCGGCCTTGGCGATCGTCCGGTGGAGTTTCCATTGTTCGGATATGATTTTGAAACCCGGGCTGAGCGTTTCGGTCATAACCATGCTATAATCGAAGAAGCCTGGAAAACGCAAAGCGGACTTAGTCAGTATTATGAAAACCTGAATAACAATATCCGGATATTTCCAAAACCGGAAAATCCGATTCCCTGGATTATTGCCGGACGTGCGCAACAAAGTATGGACTGGATTGCCCAAAATATGCAGGGTTGGTTTAATTATCCGCGTCCGTTAGCCGAAACCGCAAACCAGATTATCGACTGGCGGAATGTGCTTTACGACAACAATCAGGCTTCCAAACCGTATATCACGGCTTTCCATCTCAATCTTTTGCCCGATGACAACGCAGCATTCCATCCCTATCGTTTTGGCGGAGCGGTAGGAATCAATGGGTTGCTACCGTTACTCAAAGCCTACGAAGAAATTGGCGTGAATCATATGGCCTTGCATCTTCGAAAATCGGAAACGCCGGTTAAAGAAGCAATCGAACGTATTGCCACAACTATTTTACCTCATTTTAATTATAAAGAACACGATTATGCTATTTAA
- a CDS encoding alkene reductase, whose amino-acid sequence MLFKKHTLGNIELQNRIVMPPMTRSRAAKGEVATPLMAEYYEQRSSAGLIISEGTQISQQGQGYAWTPGIYTPEQIAGWKLTTDAVHRKNGIIFAQLWHVGRVSHTALQKNNEAPVSSSELVADGVKVFVDHENRGPEHGVGEMVQHSKPKALTQTEIREIISDYAKAAQNARAAGFDGIELHAANGYLINQFIDSQANNRTDTYGGSLENRLRFLKEVVQAISDAIGNEKVGVRLAPLTTLQGTIDDNPVETYTEAIKLLDRLKVAYVHIAEADWEDAPVMERSFKESIRANFTGTLIYSGKYTKTRAEEALQEGWTDLIGFGRPFIANPDLPYRLEHNLPLNEPKREFFFGGGVTGYTDYPFYQ is encoded by the coding sequence ATGCTATTTAAAAAACATACCCTCGGAAACATCGAATTACAAAACCGTATTGTAATGCCGCCAATGACCCGTTCCCGTGCTGCCAAAGGCGAAGTGGCCACTCCACTTATGGCCGAATATTACGAACAGCGAAGTTCCGCCGGACTTATCATTTCTGAAGGAACTCAGATTAGTCAACAAGGACAGGGATACGCCTGGACACCCGGAATTTATACTCCGGAGCAGATTGCAGGATGGAAACTGACTACCGATGCCGTACATCGCAAAAACGGAATTATTTTCGCCCAGTTATGGCATGTTGGACGGGTGTCCCATACTGCCCTGCAAAAAAATAATGAAGCGCCGGTTTCCTCCAGTGAACTGGTCGCCGATGGTGTAAAAGTGTTTGTCGATCACGAAAATCGCGGGCCGGAACATGGCGTTGGCGAAATGGTGCAACACTCCAAACCAAAAGCACTTACCCAAACGGAAATTCGGGAAATTATATCCGATTATGCCAAAGCGGCTCAAAATGCAAGGGCTGCCGGATTTGACGGTATTGAACTCCATGCGGCTAATGGCTATCTGATCAATCAGTTTATCGACTCACAGGCCAACAACCGAACCGATACGTATGGTGGTTCTCTTGAAAACCGACTGCGATTTTTAAAAGAGGTTGTTCAGGCAATTTCGGATGCCATCGGTAATGAAAAAGTTGGTGTTCGTCTGGCACCATTAACCACACTACAAGGTACGATTGATGATAACCCCGTGGAAACCTATACCGAAGCCATCAAACTTTTAGATCGTCTGAAAGTAGCCTATGTTCATATAGCCGAAGCCGATTGGGAGGATGCGCCGGTGATGGAACGTTCGTTTAAAGAAAGTATCCGGGCCAATTTTACCGGAACCCTGATTTATTCCGGGAAATATACCAAAACCCGGGCCGAAGAAGCCTTACAGGAAGGCTGGACGGATCTGATTGGTTTTGGCAGACCCTTTATCGCTAACCCGGATCTTCCCTACCGACTGGAACACAATTTACCGCTAAACGAACCGAAACGCGAGTTCTTTTTTGGAGGTGGTGTTACCGGTTATACCGACTATCCTTTTTATCAATAA
- a CDS encoding aldo/keto reductase, with protein MRTLGNSSLEVSPITLGAFAIGGTMWGGNEKKDSIAAIQASIDNGVTSIDTAPFYGFGLSESLIGEAIKGRDRSTIQILTKFGLVWDGSNNGNGDFFFEADGQSIYKYASKATIIKEVEESLQRLGTDYIDLLQLHWPDSTTPISETMEAMEILIQQGKIKAAGVSNYTVSQLEEAQKSVPLASNQVAYSMLNRSIETDLVPYSLDKNIGIIAYSPMERGLLTGKYFAGGKLAENDHRNGYFNQYDLKKVQQFLQNIQPIADAKNSTLAQLVLRWTVQQPGITAVLAGARNAEQAISNAQALHFELNPEELTFITNQLHTL; from the coding sequence ATGAGAACATTAGGAAATTCTTCTCTCGAAGTGTCCCCTATCACCTTGGGTGCTTTTGCAATTGGTGGTACGATGTGGGGCGGAAATGAAAAAAAAGACTCCATTGCAGCCATACAAGCTTCAATTGACAATGGTGTGACCAGTATCGACACCGCTCCGTTTTATGGTTTTGGTCTGAGTGAATCCCTGATTGGGGAAGCCATCAAAGGTCGGGATCGCAGTACAATTCAGATATTGACAAAATTCGGTCTGGTTTGGGACGGAAGCAATAACGGAAACGGAGATTTTTTCTTTGAAGCCGATGGTCAATCCATTTATAAATACGCTTCAAAAGCCACTATAATCAAAGAAGTGGAAGAAAGTTTGCAACGTCTGGGAACCGATTATATCGACTTACTGCAATTGCACTGGCCGGACAGTACTACGCCGATATCTGAAACCATGGAAGCGATGGAAATACTGATCCAACAAGGAAAGATCAAAGCAGCAGGGGTTTCCAATTATACCGTTTCCCAACTGGAAGAAGCACAAAAAAGCGTACCTTTAGCTTCCAATCAAGTAGCCTACAGTATGCTAAACCGTAGTATTGAAACAGATTTGGTTCCCTACAGTTTAGATAAAAACATTGGCATCATTGCGTATAGCCCGATGGAACGCGGTTTACTAACCGGAAAATACTTTGCTGGTGGAAAATTAGCGGAAAACGATCATCGTAACGGTTATTTCAACCAATATGACTTGAAAAAAGTGCAACAATTTTTACAAAATATACAACCTATTGCTGATGCTAAAAATAGTACATTGGCACAATTGGTATTACGCTGGACGGTGCAGCAACCGGGAATTACCGCAGTACTTGCCGGTGCGCGAAATGCCGAACAGGCCATTTCAAATGCTCAGGCTCTGCATTTTGAATTAAACCCCGAAGAACTAACTTTTATTACAAACCAACTTCATACTTTATAA
- a CDS encoding type 1 glutamine amidotransferase domain-containing protein, translating to MRKFLTVATSLILLFSSLNIVAQTKKTGTMKKKILFVVTSHDQKGNTGQPTGYFLSEVSHPWEVLHNAGYEIDFVSPKGGKAPVDGFDLKDPINKKFWDDKVYHAKVENTMKPSEVNPKDYIAIHYAGGHGAMWDLPENKEIAAIATQIYENNGIVSAVCHGPAGLVNIKLSNGNYLIDGKKVNGFTNEEEIAVGLEKVVPFMLEDQLKARGAKFEKTGNWQSHVVTDQRLVTGQNPASAEAVGKTVLAELKKL from the coding sequence ATGAGAAAATTTTTAACGGTAGCAACCAGTCTGATATTGCTTTTCAGCAGTCTAAATATTGTAGCACAAACAAAAAAAACAGGAACGATGAAAAAGAAAATCTTATTTGTGGTAACCAGCCATGATCAAAAAGGTAACACCGGACAACCTACCGGGTATTTCCTTAGCGAAGTGTCGCATCCGTGGGAAGTATTACACAACGCCGGCTATGAAATCGACTTTGTTAGCCCAAAAGGTGGCAAAGCTCCGGTGGATGGATTTGATTTAAAAGATCCGATCAATAAAAAATTCTGGGATGACAAAGTGTACCATGCAAAAGTGGAAAACACAATGAAACCTTCAGAAGTTAATCCTAAAGACTATATAGCGATACACTATGCAGGTGGTCACGGTGCAATGTGGGATTTACCCGAAAATAAAGAAATCGCAGCTATTGCAACCCAAATCTATGAAAATAACGGAATTGTCAGCGCTGTTTGCCACGGACCGGCCGGTTTGGTTAACATCAAACTGAGCAACGGGAACTATTTAATCGACGGTAAAAAAGTAAATGGCTTTACCAATGAAGAAGAAATTGCTGTTGGATTGGAAAAAGTAGTACCTTTTATGTTGGAAGATCAATTAAAAGCGCGTGGTGCAAAATTTGAAAAAACGGGCAACTGGCAATCGCATGTCGTAACCGATCAACGTTTGGTTACCGGCCAGAATCCCGCCTCGGCCGAAGCTGTCGGAAAAACGGTTTTAGCCGAATTGAAAAAATTATAA
- a CDS encoding HipA family kinase: MSDTLHLRTVQVTRYITPLREGGSLPALAEADDDFKYVLKFKGAGHGSKALIAELLGGEIARALGLRVPEIVFANLDEAFGRTEADEEIQDLLQGSQGLNLALHFLSGAITFDPVVTDVDPLLASQIVWLDAFITNVDRTFRNTNMLIWHKELWLIDHGASFYFHHSWNNWENHAKSPFALIKDHVLLPKATELEQVDKVFKEILTEEKIRKIVNTIPDEWLLWDDNRDTPEDLKEVYIQFLLIRKNNSEIFIKEAQNARQTLI; encoded by the coding sequence ATGAGTGATACGCTCCATTTACGTACGGTTCAGGTGACCCGCTATATAACCCCTTTACGGGAAGGCGGTTCGCTTCCTGCCCTTGCTGAGGCCGACGATGATTTTAAATATGTACTAAAATTCAAAGGCGCTGGTCACGGCAGTAAAGCCTTAATAGCAGAACTTCTAGGTGGTGAAATCGCACGCGCTTTAGGGCTTCGGGTTCCGGAAATCGTTTTCGCTAATCTTGATGAAGCTTTTGGCCGCACCGAAGCCGACGAAGAAATACAGGATCTCTTACAAGGGAGTCAGGGATTAAATCTGGCGCTACACTTCCTGTCGGGTGCCATTACATTTGACCCCGTTGTCACCGATGTTGACCCACTTTTAGCCTCACAAATTGTCTGGTTGGACGCCTTTATAACCAATGTAGACCGGACTTTTCGAAATACCAACATGCTGATTTGGCATAAAGAGTTGTGGTTGATTGATCACGGAGCTTCTTTTTATTTCCATCATTCCTGGAACAATTGGGAGAATCATGCTAAAAGCCCTTTTGCATTGATCAAAGATCATGTTCTATTACCCAAAGCAACAGAACTGGAACAGGTTGATAAAGTCTTTAAAGAAATTTTAACAGAGGAAAAGATCCGTAAAATCGTAAATACAATCCCGGATGAATGGTTATTATGGGACGATAATCGTGATACTCCGGAAGATCTGAAAGAAGTTTATATACAGTTTTTACTGATCCGAAAAAATAATTCTGAAATTTTTATAAAAGAAGCGCAAAATGCAAGACAAACACTTATATGA